The Nocardioides marmorisolisilvae genomic interval CCTCCTTGGAGAAGGTCAGGCCGGCGCTGAGGTTGCGTCGTACGACGTCGCCGTCGAGGCTGGTGACCGTCCGGTGCCCGGCCTCGAGGAGCTGGTCGTGCAGCGCCCGGGCCAGGGTCGACTTGCCGCTGCCGGACAGCCCGGTGAAGAACACCACCACGCCCGGCTCAGTCGGCTGGTCCTGCTCGATCACCTCGGCGACCCGGGCCGGTCGGGCGCCCTTGCCGTGGACGTAGTCGGAGACCTCGTCGTCGCCGGCGTAGTTCGCGAGCACCGCGGCGCGCAGGTCGGGGTCGGTGTGCGCCAGGGGTACGGCGACCACGTCGGCCTGCTCGCGCAGCTCTGCCGCCGTGGCCAGGCACGCCCGGACCAGCCCGACCGGCGTCAGCCCGACCGGGGCACCGACCCCGCACAGCGCCACCAGCACCACCGGCCGGCCCTCGCGTCGGGCCTCCACGAGCATCAGGTCCTCGGTCGACGGCGCCCGGTCGACGGGCACGAACAGGGCGCCGGCGTACTGCTCGCGGACCTGCGCCGGGGTGAGGTGCAGCCGGCGGAACGGGCCGTAGGCAGGGTGGCTCAGCGCGCTCAGCGCACCGTCGGCCGCGCGGTGCGCCAGCGGCAGCCCCTCGGGGTCGACCAGCTCGACCTCTCCGGCCGGAGCGTCCAGGGCGACGACCCCGCCGGGCTCGTCGAAGCGGTCCCGCGGCGCCAGGGCGCCCGCGAGCAGCAGCTCGAGGTCGTCCAGCTCTCGGGGCGTGGGGCAGTGTTGCGGCACAGGCACGGGCGACATCCTCCCAGACGCCCGCAGCCGCCGCGCTGGTAACGCGAGGTGAGCGGGACGTGCCTCGGATCGCGCCGCTCTGGGGCGACAACCCCGCGGCGCATCGGTCGCCGCGACCGCCACTACGCTCGGCTCCATGGGTCAGCCTGTCGTCGTCGCCGAGATCGTCCGCTCCGGTTTCACCGAAGGGCACCACTACGGGTCGATGGTGGCGCTCGGCCCGGACGGCAGCACGGCGTACGCCGTCGGCGAGGTGGGCGCGCAGATCCTGCCGCGCTCGTGCAACAAGCCGATCCAGGCGCTCGGCATGCTGTACGCCGGCTTGGCGCTCGAGCCGCAGCTGCTGGCGCTGGCCTGTGCGTCGCATTCGGGCGAGCCCTTCCACATCGAGGGGGTACGCCGGATCCTCGCCGGCGCCGGCCTGACCGAGGACGCCCTGCAGACCCCGCGGGACTATCCGCTCGACGACGACGCCCGCGACGCCGTGATCCGCGCGGGCGACGGCCGGCAGTCGGTGCTGATGAACTGCTCGGGCAAGCACGCCGCCATGCTGGCGACCTGCGTCGCGAACGGCTGGCCCACCGAGACCTACCTCGACCCCGACCACCCGCTGCAGCAGCAGATCGCGCGCACCTTCGCCGAGCTCACCGGCGAGCCGGTCGGCACCGTGGCGGTCGACGGCTGCGGGGCGCCGTTGCTGTCCACCTCGCTGACCGGGCTGGCCCGGGCGTTCGCCCGCCTGGCCACCGCCACCGACGGGCCCGAGCGGCTGATCGCCGAGGCGATCCGGGCGCACCCGGAGTACGTCTCCGGCAGCACCCGCGACGAGCTCGCCCTGCTGCGCGCGATCCCCGGCGCGATCGGCAAGGCGGGCGCGGAGTCCTGCTACGTCGTCGCGCTGCCCGACGGTCGCGCGCTCGCGCTGAAGACCGACGACGGCGCGCCCCGGGCCCGGCCGGTGGTGATGGCCGGGCTGCTGCGGCGCCTGGGCTGGGACGAGGACGAGGGCGTCGACACCGCCGCCGTACGACGGACCGGCGAGGCGCCGCTGCTCGGCGGCGGGCGCCAGGTGGGCGAGATCCGCCCGGTCGTGACCGGTTGATGCATGCAACGGCTAGCAGTCGTTGAGCCTTGAACAACCCAGAGAACCAAGGGGTCTGTGACTCGACTCACCCGGCCACGATTTGATGTGCTAACAATTGTTAGCAACACTGGCCTCGTGGCCAAGTCCAAGTTCGGCAAGACCGTCGACTCGCTGGGGGAGTACCTCCATGACCAGCGGGTCGCCGCGCAGCTGTCCCTGCGTCAGCTCGCGGAGCAGACCGGGGTGTCGAACCCCTACCTGAGCCAGATCGAGCGCGGCCTGCGCCGCCCGTCGGCCGAGGTGCTGCAACAGATCGCCAAGGCGCTTCGGATCTCCGCCGAGCAGCTCTATGTGCAGGCCGGCATCCTCAACGCCGAGGACGAGCACGTCCGGTCCGTCGAGCTCGCGATCCTCGGCGACCCGGTGCTGACCGAGCGGCAGAAGCAGTCCCTGTTGGACGTCTACCAGTCCTTCAGGATCACGGCTGTCGCGGCCACGCTGCCCACCCCAGACTCCGAGCCCGTTGCTGACGGCTCCGAGACCGACACACAAGGAGATTGAGAATGGCCAAGACCCAGTTCAACGTTGAGCAGATCAAGACCGAGGCCGTGAAGCCGTTCTTCGCGGTCGCCGGTGCCACCGAGCTCGCCGTCGACGTGGCGCGTGGCTACGCGACCGAGGCGCAGAAGACCTACCAGAAGCGCGTCGACGCCGTGCAGGCCCGCGTGTCCAAGGTCGAGTACCGCGACGCCAAGGCGCTCCAGGGCCAGGCCCGCGAGGTCGTCACCGCCCGCGTCGAGGAGCTCTCCAAGGAGGCCCGCGAGGCGCAGGCCCGCTTCGAGGCCCGCATCGCCGAGCTGCGCGACGAGGCCAAGGGCTTCCCGGCCCGCGTGCAGGCCCAGGTCGACGAGGCCGTCGCCGACCTGACCGAGACCTACGCCGACCTGGCCAAGCGGGGCGAGAAGTTCGTCGCCGCGCTGCGCAAGGACGGCGTCAAGGCCCTCACCGCGGTGAAGAAGGCGCCGTCGCGCTCCACCACCGTGCGCCGCGAGAAGGCCGTCTCGGCCGCCAAGAGCGCGCCGGCGAAGAAGGCCACCGCCAAGAAGGCTCCCGCCAAGAAGGCCCCGGCGAAGAGCACCGCGAAGAAGGCTGCTCCCAAGAGCGCCTGACCTCGCCTCGACGAGGGCCTCGGGGACAGCTCCCCGGGGCCCTTCGTCGTCCTCGGAGCGGCCCCAAACCGGGCGCCGAGCGGTTAGCCTAGGCCCGTGGCCGTCTTCGACTTCGAGTACTACACCGAGCTGGTGCTCTTCGTGCTGATGGCTGCCCTGGAGGTCTTCGCGTTCGTCGACGCGGTGCTGCGTCCTGCGGCCGGCTTCACGGCGGCCGGCAAGCTCAGCAAGCCGGCCTGGCTGCTGATCCTCGCTCTGGCGATGGTCACCTGCGTGGCCTTCCAGTCGCCGATGAGCATCCTCGGGCTGCTCGGCATCGTTGCCGCCGGGGTCTATCTGGCCGACGTCCGCCCGGCGGTCGCGGCGATCACCCGACGGTGACCGCGTCGCGGCAGGTGGACGCGGTGGCGATCGATGCGCCACCGATCACGAGCGGGCGCACCCACCTGCAGCGACGGCTCGACCAGGCGGTGACGCTGGTCTTCCTGGTCGACATCGTCGCCCTGGTTGCTGCCTCCCTGCTCGCCTGGCAGCTGCGCGCAGGCATCGACTCGCGCTGGAGCACCCCGTTCACCACCGGCCACCTCCAGCCGAGCGCTGGACCGTGGCTGGTCGCCCTGTGGGCACTGGTGCTGCTCGCCGGCGGCGCCTACGACCCTCGAGAGTTCGGCGCCAAGCTCGAGGAGTTCCGCTCCATCGTGCTCTGCTCGGTGATCACCTTGGGACTGGTCGGCTTCATCGGCTTCCTCTCCCAGAGCCGGATGTCCCGCGGCTACGTGCTGCTGCTGTTCGCCATCGGGATCCCGCTGCTGCTGGTGGTCCGGTACGCCGACCGCAAGGTGATCCACGCCCTGCGCCAGCGCGGCCGGCTGATCCACCGGGTCATCGCGGTCGGCCACCCCGGGTCGGTCGCCGAGCTCGACGCGGTGCTCCGCCGCGAGCCCTGGACCGGCTACCGCGTCGTCGGGATGTGCGCGCCCGTCGGCGTCGACACCGGCGCGCTGACCCTGCTCGGCACTGTCGACGAGCTGCCGCGGATCGCGGTGGAGACCGAGGCGGACACGGTGCTGGTCGCCGGCGGGTCCTACTCGTCGGCCTCCGAGCTGCGGCGGCTCGGCTGGGCGCTCGAGGGGCTCGACCTGGACATGCTGGTGGTGCCGTCGCTGACCGACGTGGCCGGCCCGCGGGTGCACTTCTCCCACGTCGCCGGGCTGCCGCTGGTGCACGTCCAGGAGCCCCAGATCGACGAGGCGATGGGCCTGGTCAAGCGCACCTTCGACCTGGTGATCTCCGCCGGCCTGCTCGTCGTACTCGCCCTGCCGATGCTGGTGGTCGCGCTGGTGATCAAGGCCCAGGACGGCGGCCCGGTCTTCTATCGGCAGCATCGGGTCGGCGGCCAGCAGCGCGACTTCGGGATGTTCAAGTTCCGCTCGATGGTGGTCGGCGCCGACCGCGTCCGCACCGAGCTCGACCACGCCAACGAGACCGACGGGCTGCTGTTCAAGATCCGTGAGGACCCGCGGGTGACCAGATTCGGCCGGTTCATCCGGAAGTACTCCATCGACGAGATCCCGCAGTTGTTCAACGTGATCCGCGGCGAGATGAGCCTGGTCGGGCCGCGGCCGCCGCTGCCCGAGGAGGTCGCGCAGTATGACGGCGACGTGCATCGTCGGCTGCTGGTCCGTCCCGGGATGACCGGCCTGTGGCAGGTCTCCGGCCGCTCGGACCTGTCCTGGGAGGAGTCGGTCCGCCTCGACCTCTACTACGTCGACAACTGGTCGCTGACCTCCGATCTGGTGATCCTGCTGAAGACCGCCCGCGCCGTACTGCTGTCCTCCGGCGCCTACTAGCACCGAGCCGCGGCCCTGCCTGGGCCCTGTGGACATCCGCTGCGGGCCGGCCGCGATGGGTAGGCAGCCGGGATGGAGATCGACGAGTGCCTCTCGTGGCACGGCGGGTTCATGTCCTACCGCCTCCTGGTCGCCGAGTTCGGCCGTGGCGATGTGCGAGCCGCGCTGCGGCAGGGCCGGATCGTGCGGGTGGGCCGGGGCAGCTACGGCCTGCCCGGAGGCCCCGAGGCCCGCGCCGCGGCGCGCCGCCTCGCCGGCGTCCTCTCCCACACCAGCGCCGCGATCGAGCACGGATGGCCGGTCAAGGTGCTGCCCCGGCAGCCGCATGTGACCGTTCCCCGACACCGCACCGTCGCGGCCGGGAGGCGCCGGCAGGTCACGGTGCACTACGCAGACGTCCGGACCGACGGCCTGGTCACCACCCCGGCGCAGACGGTGGTGGACTGCGCCCGGGCACTGCCCTTCGATGAGGCGCTGTGCATCGCAGACTCCGCCCTGCGCTCGGGCATGGTCACCGCAGCGGAGCTCGAGGCCGCTGCTCTCGCGGCGCCGCGGACCGGCCGGAGCCGCGCGATCCGAGTCGTGACGGCCGCGGACGCACGAGCCGCCAATCCGTTCGAGTCGGTGATCCGCGCCATCTCACTGGAGTTCCCGCAGCTCAACTTGGAGCCGCAGGTGCAGATCGCCGGGCTGGGCCGCCCCGACCTCCACGATCGCCGGCTCGGCCTCGTCGTGGAGTGCGACTCGTTCCGATTCCACGCCTCGCGGGCGGCCCTGGTGCACGACATCGAGCGCTACAACGAGTGCGCGCAACGCTCGCTCTCGCTGCTCCGGTTCGCCTGGGAGCACTCGATGCTGCGCCAGGACTACGTCCGCGAGCAGTTCAGCACCTGGCTGGTTGCGCACGGGCTGTCAGTTCAGCGGCCCGTGCGACCGACGCCCGCGTGAGAGGACTGCGATCGGCCGGGTCGTGCGCGAACTGACAGCCCTTGTGCCGCTCAGCCGCGCCGGGCGCGGGCGGCCGACTTGGCCCGGTCGTGCTGGTCGAGGACCACCTTGCGGATCCGGACCGCATCCGGAGTCACCTCGACGCACTCGTCGTCGCGGCAGAACTCCAAGGACTGCTCCAGCGACAGCTTCTTCGGCGGGATCAGCTTCTCGAAGTTGTCCGAGGTGGCCGACCGCACGTTGGTCTGCTGCTTCTCCTTGGTGATGTTGACGTCCATGTCGTCGGCGCGGGAGTTCTCCCCGACGATCATGCCCTCGTAGACCTCGGTGGTCGGCTCGACGAAGAGGACACCGCGCTCCTGCAGGTTCGTCATCGCGTAGGCCGTGGCCGCGCCGGACCGGTCCGCCACCAGCGAGCCCTGCGAGCGTGAGCGGATCTCGCCGGCCCACGGCTCGTAGCCCTCGGAGATGTGGTGGGCGATGCCGGTGCCGCGGGTGATGGTGAGGAACTCCGTGCGGAAGCCGATCAGCCCACGGGACGGGACCAGGAACTCCATCCGCACCCAGCCGGTGCCGTGGTTGGTCATCTGCTCCAGCCGCCCCTTGCGCACGGCGAGCAGCTGGGTGATCGCACCGAGGTGCTCCTCGGGGGCGTCGACGGTCAGCCGCTCCGTCGGCTCGTGCAGCTTGCCGTCGATCTCGCGGGTCACCACCTGCGGCTTGCCGACGGTCAGCTCGAAGCCCTCCCGGCGCATCTGCTCGACCAGGATCGCCAGCGCCAGCTCGCCGCGGCCCTGCACCTCCCACGCGTCGGGACGCTCGGTGGGGAGCACCTTCAGCGAGACGTTGCCGACCAGCTCGGAGTCGAGGCGGTCCTTGACCAGCCTCGCGGTGACCTTGGTGTTCTTGGTCGGCCCGCGACCGGCCAGCGGTGAGGTGTTGGTGCCGATGGTCATCGAGATGGCCGGCTCGTCGACGTGGATCAGCGGCAGCGCCACCGGGCTCTCCGGGTCGGCCAGCGTCTCGCCGATGGTGATGTCCGGGATGCCGGCGACGGCAACGATGTCACCCGGCCCGGCGCTCTCGCCCGGCTTGCGCTCGAGGCCCTCGGTGACCAGGAGCTCGGTGATCTTGACGTTCTTGGTGGTGCCGTCGCGCCGGATCCAGGCGACGTTCTGGCCCTTGCGCAGGTTGCCCTCGTGGATCCGGACCAGCGCGAGGCGGCCCAGGAACGGCGACGCGTCGAGGTTGGTAACGTGCGCCTGGAGCGGCGCGCCGTCGGTGTAGGTCGGCGCCGGGATCGTGTCCAGGATCGTCTTGAACAGCGGCTCGAGGTTGTCCCCCTCGGGCATCGACGCGTTCTCCGGCTGGGTCAGGCTCGCGATGCCCGCACGCCCGGAGGCGTAGACGACGGGGAAGTCGAGCGCGTCCTGGCTGTGCGACTCGTCGAGCAGGTCCAAGAACAGCTCGTAGGTCTCGTCGACCACCTCGGCGATCCGGGCGTCACCCCGGTCGGTCTTGTTCACCACCAGGATCACCGGCATATCGGCGTTGAGCGCCTTGCGCAGCACGAACCGGGTCTGCGGCAGCGGGCCCTCGGAGGCGTCGACCAGCAGCACGATGCCGTCGACCATCGACAGCCCGCGCTCGACCTCGCCACCGAAGTCGGCGTGGCCGGGGGTGTCGATGATGTTGATCGTCATCGGCTTGCCCTCGGCCGCGGGGCCGGCGTAGTGCACCGCGGTGTTCTTCGCGAGGATGGTGATGCCCTTCTCGCGCTCCAGCTCGCCGGTGTCCATCGCGCGCTCGGCTACGCTCTCCGCCTGGTGCGCGGTGAACGCTCCCGCCTGGCGCAGCATCGCGTCGACCAGCGTGGTCTTGCCGTGGTCGACGTGGGCGACGATTGCCACGTTTCGTAGGTCGGAGCGGGACTGGCGCGACATAGAATGCTTTCAAGGGTGAGGGCAGGTCTGAGCCGCCGTAGGGAGGGTGGGGGTTGTTGCGTCGAGGACGCAGCACCCGAGTCTATCGTGGATGACGTGACCAGGTTCCGCGTGCTCTTCGTCTGCATCGGGAACGTGTGCCGTTCGCCGTTGGGCGAGCGACTGATGCAGCTGCGGCTGCCGGCCGAGGGCTTCGAGGTCGCCAGCGCCGGCGTGAACGCCCTCGAGGGCGCCCCGATGTCCCCGGAGTCCGCCGCCGAGCTGGCAGCCCGGGGCGGCCGGGCCGACGGGTTCGTGGCGCGGCGGCTCACCGAGCAGATGCTGCGCGATGCCGACCTGGTGCTGACCGCCACGCTCGAGATCCGGTCGCGGGTCCTCAGCGAGGTGCCCTCGGCGCTGCGCCGGACCTTCACCGTGCGCGAGTTCGCCGCCCTGCTCGAGGAGGTCGACGACCCCGACCTCAACGGGCTGGTCGCCGCGGCCGCAGCAGCCCGCTCGCGGGCCCGGCTGGAGGACTACGACGTCCCCGACCCCTGGCAGCGCGGGCTCGAGCTGCACGCCCGGGCGGCCACCCTGATGGACGAGGCCGTCAGCCGGATCGCCAAGGGACTGAGCCGGTGACCCGTCGACTCGCCCTCACCGCGGGCCCGTGGGCGCTCGCGCTCGCCGTGCTGGTCAGTCTGATTCCCGGGGTCGCGCATGCGCCGGGCACGCCGTACCGGCAGACGTCGTACAGCTCCAGCGGGGGCGCGCACCTGGCCGGCCGGCTGCCGCTGGCTGGCATCCGGATCGCGCTTGACCCGGGGCACCAGCTCGGCAACCACAACTTCCCCGCGGAGATCAACCGCATCGTCAAGGCGGGGCGCGACTACCGCAAGGCCTGCAACACCACCGGAACCGCCATCGACGGAGGGCTGCCCGAGGCCACCATCGTGTGGCGGATCGCCCGGCAGGCGCGCGCCCGGCTGGAGCAGCTCGGCGCGAAGGTGTTCCTCACCCGCGGCTCCAACAGCGAGCGCCGGTGGGGTCCCTGCGTGGACACGCGTGGCCGGTTCGGCAAGAGGGTCGACGCCCGGCTGATGGTGAGCATCCACGCCGACGGCGAGGTGAACCGCTCCTTCCACGGCTTCCACGTGATCCCGCCGTCGCGCGGGCACCTGGTCAAGCCGTCGAACGTGCGCCCGTCGATGCGCCTGGCCAAGGCCGTCCGGCGCGGCTTCGACCGGCACCACATCGCCCGGTCGAACTACATCGGCGGCGGTACGGCGCTGAACCCCCGCAACGACCTCGGCACCCTGAACATGGCCCGGGTGCCGGTCGCGATGGTCGAGATCGGCAACGTCCACAACCGCTCCGACGCTCATCAGATGAGCACCGTCCGGGGCCGGCACCGCTACGCCATGGCCGTGGTGGCCGGGATCCGGGCGTTCCTGGGCCGATGACTTTCCCAGGTTAAGAACCCAAAGTCGCCCTTCCCACAGGAGAGTTGGTGTGTGAAGAGGGACATTCCTGGGGGAAGTACGGCGGATCCGCGCCTCGCCGTACTCCCAGCGACTCGGCACCCGCAAACACGCCACTGATTCGGATCAGGCCGCGAGAATGTGACCCGATGCGTGACCGATGGGTTCTTAACCTGGGAAAGGTCGCTCAGCCGAAGATCGGGCCGCGGTGCAGCTTGTGCTGGGCGGCCTGGGCCACCGGGCGGATCACCAGCTCGTCGATGTTGACGTGGCGGGGCAGCGAGGCGACCCAGCGGATCGCCTCGGCGACGTCGGTGGCCACGAGCGGGGAGTCGACATCGGCGTAGACGGCCTCGGCACGGTCGCGGTCGCCACCGAAGCGGACCAGCGAGAACTCCTCGGTGTGCACCATCCCGGGCGCGATCTCGGTGACCCGGATCGGCTCGCCGTTGAGCTCCAGGCGAAGCGTCTGGGTCACCACCCGGGTGCCGTGCTTGGCGGCCGTGTAGCCACCCCCACCCTCGTACGCGACCCGCCCGGCGGTCGAGCCCACGTTGACCACCAGTCCCTGGCCACTGGCGCGCAGGGCGGGCAGCAGGGTCTGGGTGACCCGGACCAGGCCGAGCACGTTGACGTCGTACATCTGCTGCCAGTCGGCCAGGTCGGCGGACTCGACCGGGTCGGAGCCCAGCGCGCCACCGGCACAGTTGACGAGTACGTCGAGCCGCCCGCCGACCGCCTCGGCCAGCGCGGAGACCGAGTCGGGCGAGGTCACGTCGCAGGTGATCGCGGTCCCGTCGATCTCCTCGGCCAGCGCTGCGATCCGGTCGGCCCGGCGCGCCACGCAGACCACCGAGAACCCGTCGGCGGCGAGGGCGCGGGCCGTCGCCTCGCCGATGCCGCTGCTCGCGCCGGTCACCAGTGCGGTCGTCATCTGCACACCGCCGAGGGTACAAGTCGGGGAATGGACGACAATCAGGGGACGTTGGAGGTTGGACGTGGACCAGCAGCAGATCACGCAGCAGCGCGGGAAGCCCCTGCGCCGGGTCGCGATGATCAGCCTGCACACCTCCCCGCTCGACCAGCCGGGCACCGGCGACGCCGGCGGGATGAACGTCTACGTCACCGAGGTCGCCCGCCAGCTCGCCCGGCGGGGCATCGAGGTGGACATCTTCACCCGGGCCACCTCGTCGGGACATGCGACCGAGGTCGAGATGACCCCCGGCGTCGCCGTACGCCACATGGTCGCCGGGCCGTTCGAGGGGCTGACCAAGGGCGAGCTGCCCGGCCAGCTGTGCACCTTCGCGCGTGAGGTGCTGCGCACCGAGGCGTCCTTCGACCCCGGCCACTACGACGTGGTGCACAGCCACTACTGGCTCTCCGGCCAGGTCGGCGCGCTCGCCCGGGACCGATGGGGGGTCCCGCTGGTGCACTCGATGCACACCATGGCCAAGGTCAAGAACGAGCTGCTCGCCGAGGGCGACGTCCCCGAGCCGACCGCCCGGATCATCGGCGAGGAGCAGGTCGTCGAGGCCGCGGACATGCTGATCGCGAACACCGTCGACGAGGCCAAGGACCTGGTCAACAGCTACGACGCGGACCCGACCCGGGTCGAGGTGGTCCACCCCGGCGTCGACCTGGCGCTGTTCCGACCGACCCCGCAGGCGGAGGCCCGCGGCCGGCTCGGCCTGCCCGAGGACGCCGACGTGCTGCTGTTCGTCGGACGGATCCAGCCGCTGAAGGCCCCCGACGTACTCCTCCGGGCGGCCGCCGCGCTGCTCGACCGCCAACCCGAGCGGCGCCGTCGGCTCGTGGTCGCGGTGGTCGGCGGGCCGTCCGGCACCGGCCTGGAGCACCCCGAGTCGCTGTCCCAGCTGGCCGGCGAGCTCGGCCTGGCCGACGTGGTGCGCTTCGTGCCGCCGGTCGATCGCGCCGACCTCGTCGACTGGTACGCCGCCGCCTCGCTGGTCTGCGTGCCCTCCTACAACGAGTCCTTCGGGCTGGTCGCCATCGAGGCCCAGGCCGTCGGGACGCCCGTCGTCGCCGCAGCGGTCGGCGGGCTGCCCACCGCGGTCGCCGACGGCCGATCCGGCCTGCTCGTCGACGGGCACGCGCCCGCCGACTGGGCGGATGCCATCGGCCGGATCCTGCAGGACCCGCCGCTGCGTGCCCGGATGTCCGCCGCCGCCGTCGAGCACGCGGCCCGGTTCAGCTGGTCCCGTACGGCGCAGGCGACCCTGTCCGTCTACGAGCAGGCCCGGGAGCTGATGCATCGTGACTGAACCGACTGAGGGACTCGACGCGACGCCGGACCCGGAGCGCCAGGCCCTCGCCCAGCTGATCCACGACACCCTGGTGGACGGCGAGATCGAGTTCACCCGGCGCGGTGACGTCTTCGACGTCGTACTCCCCGGCGAGCGCAAGCTCCAGACGCCCGTCCGGCTGGAGATCGGCCCGCATGCGCTCGGCGTGCACGCGTTCGTGTGCCGCCGGCCCGACGAGAACTTCGAGGGGGTCTACCGCTGGATGCTCGAACGGAACATGCGGATGTTCGGGGTGGCGTTCGGACTCGACGCGCTCGGTGACATCTACCTCGACGGCCGGCTGCCGCTGTCGGTCATCACCGCCGACGAGATCGACCGGCTGCTCGGCTCGGTGCTCAGCTATGCCGACGAGTCGTTCAACGTGCTGCTCGAGCTCGGCTTCGCCTCCTCGATCCGCAAGGAGTGGGAGTGGCGCCTCGAGCGCGGCGAGTCCACCCGCAACCTCGAGGCCTTCGAGGCGCTCCGCCCGCGCGACTGAGGGCTACTGCGACGCGGGCATGACCTCCGGGACCTCCGGCGTCGCCGCGACCCGAGGCCTGCGACGGGTCACCAGCACGCCGGCGATGCACAGCACCCCGCCCACGAACGCCAGCGCCGGCGGCACCTCACCGAGCATCAGCCAGGCCAGCCCGGTCGCGATGAACGGCACCAGGAACGTGGTCAGCGCCAGCCTCCCGGCGTCGCTGGACTTCAGCGCGAACGCCCAGGTGGTGAAGCCGATCGCGGTCGGGAAGACGCCGAGGTAGACGATCCACAGCAGGCTGCTGGCCGGCGCATGGCCGACGACATGCACGAGTTGGCCGGTCCACGGCAGGCAGACCACTGCGCCGGTCACGCACGCCAGGAAGGTGATCTCCAGGCCGGGCGTCCGGGCCAGCAGCGGCTTCTGGGCGAGGACGCCGATCGCGTAGGTCACCGCGGCGACGAGCGCCAGGCCGACGCCCAGCAGGTCGCCGTGTCCCTGGGAGGAGCCGCGCCCGATCGCCACCACGCCGAGGAACCCGACCGCCATCCCGATCAGCAGCCAGCGGGTCATCCGCTCGCCGAGGAACACCGTGGCGAGCAGCGCGACCAGGATCGGGCCCACCTGCACCAGCAGCGCCGAGGTGCCCGCGTCGATCCGGCGCTCGGCCGCGTTGAGCGCCAGGTTGTAGACGCCGAACCAGGCGACCCCGCACAGCAGCAGCAGCGGCAGGTCCCGCCGTGGCGGCCAGGTCGGCCCGCGTCGGAGCACCAACGCCCCCAGCACCGCGGAGGCGACCAGCAGCCTGCCGAGCGAGAGCGCGCCCGGCGGCACGTCGTGGCCCAGGTGCCGGATCGCCACGAAGGCGGATGCCCACAGCAGCAGGGTGACCGCGGCCGCGATGAGCGGGGCCGGGCCGGCGGTGCGGCTGGCCGGTGC includes:
- a CDS encoding SDR family NAD(P)-dependent oxidoreductase, which translates into the protein MTTALVTGASSGIGEATARALAADGFSVVCVARRADRIAALAEEIDGTAITCDVTSPDSVSALAEAVGGRLDVLVNCAGGALGSDPVESADLADWQQMYDVNVLGLVRVTQTLLPALRASGQGLVVNVGSTAGRVAYEGGGGYTAAKHGTRVVTQTLRLELNGEPIRVTEIAPGMVHTEEFSLVRFGGDRDRAEAVYADVDSPLVATDVAEAIRWVASLPRHVNIDELVIRPVAQAAQHKLHRGPIFG
- the mshA gene encoding D-inositol-3-phosphate glycosyltransferase yields the protein MDQQQITQQRGKPLRRVAMISLHTSPLDQPGTGDAGGMNVYVTEVARQLARRGIEVDIFTRATSSGHATEVEMTPGVAVRHMVAGPFEGLTKGELPGQLCTFAREVLRTEASFDPGHYDVVHSHYWLSGQVGALARDRWGVPLVHSMHTMAKVKNELLAEGDVPEPTARIIGEEQVVEAADMLIANTVDEAKDLVNSYDADPTRVEVVHPGVDLALFRPTPQAEARGRLGLPEDADVLLFVGRIQPLKAPDVLLRAAAALLDRQPERRRRLVVAVVGGPSGTGLEHPESLSQLAGELGLADVVRFVPPVDRADLVDWYAAASLVCVPSYNESFGLVAIEAQAVGTPVVAAAVGGLPTAVADGRSGLLVDGHAPADWADAIGRILQDPPLRARMSAAAVEHAARFSWSRTAQATLSVYEQARELMHRD
- a CDS encoding YbjN domain-containing protein, producing MHDTLVDGEIEFTRRGDVFDVVLPGERKLQTPVRLEIGPHALGVHAFVCRRPDENFEGVYRWMLERNMRMFGVAFGLDALGDIYLDGRLPLSVITADEIDRLLGSVLSYADESFNVLLELGFASSIRKEWEWRLERGESTRNLEAFEALRPRD
- a CDS encoding DMT family transporter, with amino-acid sequence MTIAPASRTAGPAPLIAAAVTLLLWASAFVAIRHLGHDVPPGALSLGRLLVASAVLGALVLRRGPTWPPRRDLPLLLLCGVAWFGVYNLALNAAERRIDAGTSALLVQVGPILVALLATVFLGERMTRWLLIGMAVGFLGVVAIGRGSSQGHGDLLGVGLALVAAVTYAIGVLAQKPLLARTPGLEITFLACVTGAVVCLPWTGQLVHVVGHAPASSLLWIVYLGVFPTAIGFTTWAFALKSSDAGRLALTTFLVPFIATGLAWLMLGEVPPALAFVGGVLCIAGVLVTRRRPRVAATPEVPEVMPASQ